Proteins encoded by one window of Paenibacillus sp. DCT19:
- a CDS encoding sensor histidine kinase, translating to MSYKQIKWMILLIPTLTVGIWEYVRHQFLLPYISMDLGNWLTPVIVYVVSITLVTKLFRNMERIQKELEKERAAKAVLESREKLAKELHDGIAQSLFLLSVQVERLELQRKQEKQLDEVYAIRKTVHEVNRYVRQSIANLRYDAQSHTAQPTLDSIALHNQIGRIIGDTPIPIELEWHIEDDVFTAKEKIELLACLREAVVNIQKHAKASQGWIKGEDKNGYRKITIKDNGRGFTVDPFTLKDRYGLHIMKERLKAMNWNLRLVREQESTILEFSQDGEHV from the coding sequence ATGTCGTATAAACAGATCAAGTGGATGATCTTGCTCATCCCAACCTTAACTGTCGGCATATGGGAGTATGTGCGTCACCAATTTCTTCTACCCTATATATCTATGGATCTGGGCAATTGGCTTACGCCTGTGATCGTGTATGTCGTAAGTATTACGCTAGTCACGAAGCTATTTCGTAACATGGAACGTATCCAAAAGGAACTGGAGAAGGAACGAGCAGCTAAGGCCGTACTGGAATCTCGGGAGAAATTAGCGAAGGAGCTGCACGATGGAATTGCACAATCACTCTTTTTACTTTCTGTTCAAGTAGAACGACTGGAATTACAGCGTAAACAAGAGAAGCAATTGGACGAAGTCTATGCGATTCGGAAAACCGTTCACGAGGTCAATCGATACGTTCGCCAGTCGATAGCTAATCTCAGATATGACGCTCAGAGTCATACAGCACAACCAACACTGGACTCAATTGCTCTACATAACCAAATTGGCCGAATCATCGGCGATACTCCAATTCCAATTGAGTTGGAGTGGCACATTGAGGATGATGTATTTACCGCAAAAGAGAAGATTGAGCTTCTCGCATGTCTGCGTGAAGCCGTTGTAAATATTCAGAAACATGCCAAGGCATCCCAAGGATGGATTAAAGGTGAGGACAAGAACGGATATCGCAAAATAACGATTAAAGATAACGGCAGAGGATTTACCGTCGATCCGTTTACGTTGAAAGACCGATATGGACTACATATCATGAAAGAGAGGCTGAAAGCGATGAATTGGAACTTGAGATTGGTTCGAGAACAGGAAAGCACTATTCTAGAATTTAGCCAAGATGGTGAACATGTATGA
- a CDS encoding NosD domain-containing protein, whose product MGNARMHIHLSNNSNNKINQSINPWSVLRLFLLIGMLAQLPFFSGNASAASKEQRFIPLQPIINAMNPGEEITLKPGMYLGPVNIDKSISILGDASVMVVSTDSSSIQSTSTDSAGSTINIRADGVKLQGFTVLHQHGTPTAAIQVEANHAEIKDIHIQTQGFGILARNANEGFFGNNVITWTGSETTSSSQKGNGIDLYNSHRNQIEGNEIKGMLDGIYMENSREAIVQGNTLLHTRYGIHCMYVDGSYVLDNTGEDNITGAMIMGVKNTTVTGNSFRKQSENVHSQGILLYDVHQSSIVDNIVEGNRVGMNIAESTDNDIRGNEVLRNFIGFQLVLAEGNRLNQNQFISNVIDASAVDSSDNEMSSNYWDSFRGLDLNGDGISEMAYGINPFYEQLISRNSAYQLFFQSPGMVFLSELFTEGKENWSTDQSPLMATAMEPQLQPDKSKDIVPVWVIGVILLSFAASIMIYSGGLRK is encoded by the coding sequence ATGGGTAATGCTCGCATGCATATCCACCTGTCGAACAACTCCAACAACAAGATAAACCAAAGTATCAACCCTTGGAGCGTCCTCAGACTATTTCTCCTTATCGGCATGTTAGCTCAGCTTCCATTCTTCTCAGGGAATGCGTCTGCCGCTTCCAAAGAACAGCGCTTCATACCGCTGCAGCCGATCATTAACGCGATGAATCCTGGAGAGGAGATTACACTTAAGCCAGGTATGTACCTAGGACCAGTGAATATAGACAAGAGCATTTCCATTCTGGGAGATGCTTCTGTGATGGTTGTGAGTACAGACTCAAGCTCAATTCAGTCTACGTCTACGGATTCTGCTGGATCCACGATTAACATTCGTGCGGACGGCGTGAAGTTGCAGGGATTTACCGTTTTACATCAGCATGGTACCCCTACTGCAGCCATTCAAGTTGAAGCCAATCATGCAGAGATCAAGGATATACATATTCAGACACAGGGCTTTGGCATTCTAGCTCGTAACGCTAATGAGGGTTTCTTCGGAAATAACGTCATCACCTGGACGGGTTCGGAGACGACTTCAAGTAGCCAGAAGGGCAATGGGATTGATCTATACAACTCTCATCGTAACCAGATTGAAGGCAATGAAATTAAAGGTATGCTCGATGGGATCTATATGGAGAATAGCCGCGAAGCTATTGTACAAGGCAATACGTTGCTACATACGAGATATGGTATCCACTGCATGTATGTGGACGGTTCTTATGTCTTGGACAATACAGGTGAGGATAACATCACCGGTGCCATGATTATGGGTGTGAAAAACACTACAGTAACGGGCAATTCATTTCGCAAGCAGAGTGAAAATGTACATTCACAAGGGATTCTTTTATACGACGTTCATCAATCTTCTATAGTTGACAATATCGTTGAAGGCAATCGAGTTGGAATGAACATTGCGGAGTCCACAGATAACGATATTCGTGGTAATGAGGTTCTACGGAATTTTATCGGGTTTCAGCTTGTACTTGCAGAAGGTAATCGGCTCAATCAGAACCAGTTCATCTCGAATGTGATAGATGCTTCGGCAGTAGATAGCAGTGACAACGAGATGTCATCTAATTACTGGGACTCGTTCCGGGGACTTGATCTCAACGGTGATGGGATTAGTGAAATGGCTTATGGAATTAATCCATTCTATGAGCAATTAATCAGCAGAAATTCAGCCTATCAGCTTTTCTTTCAATCGCCGGGAATGGTCTTTTTGAGTGAGTTGTTTACAGAAGGTAAAGAGAATTGGTCAACAGATCAATCACCTCTGATGGCTACGGCCATGGAACCGCAACTGCAACCGGACAAATCCAAGGATATTGTACCGGTATGGGTAATCGGAGTCATTTTATTAAGTTTTGCGGCTAGTATAATGATATATTCGGGGGGATTACGTAAATGA
- a CDS encoding GNAT family N-acetyltransferase, which translates to MSSTIVLAAAEDVRSEDSVQLMKELSEELGLLYGGDGTAGFQLSDVEVPRSAFIVARLDGYPVGCGAIRPLDEHSVEVKRMYTRSDYRRKGVAQAILAEAERLAIQFEYRNLKLQTGPLQPEASALYERMGYYRIPIFHGDWDQVLAYQKDLVNQPATL; encoded by the coding sequence GCTGCCGCCGAAGATGTAAGAAGTGAGGATTCAGTACAATTAATGAAAGAGCTGAGCGAGGAGCTCGGATTGTTATACGGAGGTGACGGTACGGCAGGATTCCAACTCTCAGACGTGGAAGTTCCGCGATCAGCATTTATTGTAGCTCGTTTGGATGGTTATCCTGTTGGTTGTGGAGCGATTAGACCCCTTGATGAACATTCCGTGGAAGTGAAGCGTATGTATACCCGTTCTGACTATAGACGTAAGGGCGTTGCACAAGCGATATTAGCTGAGGCTGAGCGTCTTGCCATACAATTTGAGTATCGCAATTTGAAGCTACAGACAGGTCCGCTGCAACCCGAAGCATCCGCATTATATGAGCGAATGGGATATTATCGGATTCCTATTTTTCACGGAGACTGGGATCAAGTATTGGCCTATCAGAAAGACTTAGTTAATCAACCAGCGACCCTCTGA
- a CDS encoding nitrous oxide reductase accessory protein NosL — translation MKKRWTMALMLMMGMLLLAACGAKTYAALPINEDVDICAICKMQVKDDAYATQLTTKDGKNYKFDDIGCMNQWKEENGTENIGMDYVRDYNDKEWIEYSKATYVYDASLRTPMAYGILNFKDKASAEAFVAEQGIGTIMTAEELASHDWKQNTEMMDMMGEHGHDHGHGEEGMDEKGMHGEGEKKEESGH, via the coding sequence ATGAAGAAACGATGGACAATGGCACTAATGCTTATGATGGGGATGCTGTTATTAGCAGCTTGCGGAGCAAAAACATATGCGGCATTACCGATTAACGAAGACGTGGATATCTGCGCCATTTGCAAGATGCAGGTGAAGGATGATGCCTATGCAACACAGCTTACGACAAAGGATGGCAAGAACTATAAGTTTGACGACATCGGCTGCATGAACCAATGGAAAGAAGAAAATGGGACTGAGAACATCGGAATGGATTATGTTCGTGATTATAATGACAAGGAATGGATTGAATACAGTAAAGCGACCTATGTCTATGATGCTTCTCTGCGCACACCGATGGCGTATGGCATTCTTAATTTCAAGGACAAAGCATCCGCTGAAGCGTTTGTTGCCGAGCAAGGAATTGGAACGATCATGACTGCTGAGGAGCTCGCATCCCATGACTGGAAGCAAAACACGGAGATGATGGATATGATGGGGGAGCATGGGCATGACCACGGACATGGTGAAGAAGGAATGGACGAGAAAGGAATGCATGGGGAAGGCGAGAAGAAGGAAGAATCGGGTCACTAG
- a CDS encoding ABC transporter permease produces the protein MVDMLLVAKREVKMGFRNPWAYSFLILFCTCSLSLLLIDSQNFVQGYSGTTGSMLNLILYLLPLMTLFLGSFSLTSEKEEGSWQLLSTYPIGTMSFIVGKYLGLTVVLITIVAFGYGLMGIIGGVISSALNVTTYLLFLAFSCGLVLLFLTVALFIGSISKNRWQALTISVSVWFFAVIGWPTLLLAILGIVPYLWVKPLLVVLTFINPAELVRLFVVIKLGGGSVLGPEYYQWVTWVQQPSGSWIFLMICLLWITCSVLVVYGIWERGRSHG, from the coding sequence ATGGTAGACATGTTACTGGTAGCCAAGCGAGAAGTGAAGATGGGATTTCGCAATCCCTGGGCGTATTCGTTCCTAATTCTTTTTTGTACATGTAGCTTAAGCTTACTGCTCATTGATTCGCAGAACTTTGTTCAAGGATACTCAGGCACAACAGGCTCGATGTTAAATCTCATTCTCTATCTTTTGCCACTAATGACACTGTTTCTCGGTTCCTTCTCACTGACTTCAGAAAAGGAAGAGGGAAGCTGGCAGCTGTTGTCTACCTATCCAATCGGCACGATGTCCTTTATTGTTGGGAAATATCTCGGCTTGACGGTGGTGCTAATTACGATTGTTGCATTTGGCTATGGCTTGATGGGAATCATCGGTGGGGTAATTAGTAGCGCGTTAAACGTAACAACATACCTATTATTTCTGGCATTCTCTTGCGGTCTGGTCCTATTATTTCTAACGGTTGCGCTGTTCATCGGCTCCATATCCAAAAATCGGTGGCAAGCGTTAACCATTTCCGTATCCGTTTGGTTCTTTGCTGTGATTGGGTGGCCTACACTTTTACTCGCGATCCTAGGCATTGTGCCTTATCTATGGGTCAAACCGTTACTTGTTGTACTCACCTTTATCAATCCCGCCGAACTGGTACGTTTATTTGTAGTTATTAAGCTTGGTGGAGGCTCGGTGCTCGGACCGGAATATTACCAATGGGTGACATGGGTACAGCAACCAAGTGGCAGTTGGATTTTCTTAATGATCTGTCTGCTGTGGATTACATGTTCTGTACTTGTTGTGTACGGGATCTGGGAAAGGGGACGTTCCCATGGATAA
- a CDS encoding response regulator transcription factor, producing the protein MSHIRVLVVDDHAHAREAICDILSMDSSLEVIGVVTDGQQAIEFTEQWLPDLILMDIQMPIMNGLEATKRIKLMFPYVKIVMITVSDDVFHLLEALKCGAQGYLLKNLEPSMWLEYLHSIVTEEATLSREVAYQILKDVSLTEKKEPDVPLTTREKDILYGVASGWTNKEIALKYTISEYTVKNHLKNILQKLQVQNRVQLTRYALEQGLITDTYYSE; encoded by the coding sequence ATGAGTCATATTCGGGTGCTTGTTGTTGACGATCATGCCCATGCAAGAGAAGCGATATGTGATATTTTATCCATGGATTCGTCTCTTGAAGTGATAGGGGTTGTGACTGATGGTCAGCAGGCTATTGAATTTACAGAGCAATGGCTTCCTGATCTCATTCTGATGGACATTCAGATGCCGATTATGAACGGATTGGAAGCGACGAAGCGGATTAAGCTGATGTTCCCTTATGTGAAAATCGTGATGATTACCGTGTCCGATGACGTATTTCATTTGCTGGAAGCATTGAAATGTGGGGCACAAGGTTATTTGTTGAAGAACCTTGAACCTTCCATGTGGTTAGAATATCTCCATTCCATTGTTACGGAAGAGGCGACCTTGAGCCGTGAGGTAGCATATCAGATCTTAAAGGACGTATCCTTAACGGAGAAAAAAGAACCGGATGTCCCTTTGACTACCAGAGAAAAGGACATTTTATATGGAGTAGCTTCTGGCTGGACAAACAAAGAAATTGCGCTGAAATATACCATTTCAGAATATACGGTTAAAAATCATTTGAAGAATATTCTACAGAAGCTCCAGGTGCAGAACCGGGTACAACTCACTCGTTATGCGTTAGAGCAAGGGCTTATTACGGATACTTATTATTCGGAATAA
- a CDS encoding DUF817 domain-containing protein, translated as MKSIVQLLHFGYHQAMSCIFPVVIFGTLALTSVVQVPFFHRYDAILLILLIVQYLMYRSGLETLDEIKVICVFHLIGLTLEIYKVWMGSWSYPEPGYTKLLGVPLYSGFMYASVASFMCQVWRRLRMDMTGWPGGISSVLLGAAIYLNFFTHHFIPDFRWWLTALVFVVFWKTWIIYRVRSTTYRMPLSLAFIIVGFFIWTAENIATFFNGWKYPDQHEAWQLVSFSKISSWFLLVIISVIIVAQLKYVKANRTRNIHS; from the coding sequence ATGAAATCTATCGTACAGTTATTACATTTTGGCTATCATCAGGCGATGAGTTGTATTTTCCCTGTTGTTATTTTTGGGACACTAGCACTTACGAGCGTCGTTCAAGTTCCTTTTTTTCATCGTTATGATGCCATTCTATTAATACTACTTATCGTGCAATACCTAATGTATCGAAGTGGTCTGGAAACCCTTGATGAAATCAAGGTCATCTGTGTATTTCACTTGATCGGCTTGACACTTGAGATATATAAAGTATGGATGGGCTCATGGTCGTATCCCGAACCTGGATATACTAAATTATTGGGCGTTCCGCTTTACAGTGGATTTATGTATGCAAGTGTAGCTAGCTTTATGTGCCAAGTATGGCGTAGACTTCGAATGGACATGACCGGTTGGCCAGGTGGCATATCCTCCGTATTGCTCGGAGCAGCAATCTATCTTAACTTTTTCACACATCACTTTATTCCCGACTTCCGCTGGTGGCTCACAGCACTTGTATTTGTTGTGTTCTGGAAGACATGGATTATCTACCGTGTACGTTCTACAACCTATCGAATGCCACTCTCACTCGCTTTTATCATTGTTGGCTTCTTCATCTGGACTGCTGAGAACATCGCTACATTCTTTAATGGTTGGAAATATCCTGACCAGCATGAAGCGTGGCAGCTCGTGAGCTTCAGCAAGATCAGTTCCTGGTTCTTGCTTGTTATTATTAGCGTCATCATCGTTGCTCAGCTTAAATATGTGAAAGCCAATCGAACGAGGAACATTCATAGTTAA